Below is a genomic region from Glaciihabitans sp. INWT7.
CTTGGCGTCGACCCCTTCGGCGGTCACGGTCATATCGATGCCCAGCCTGTCGAAGCGGATGCGCACAGGCGCGACGACGGAGGCGACCGAGACGCTGCCGAGTGAGGCATCCGACTTCGGGATGTCGGGAGCCGTCGGCCGCGGGCTCGGCATCGCCGACACTGTCGGTTTGGCCACGGGTGCGGGTGCTGCCGTGCAACCGGCGAGCACGGGAAGGGCCAGGCAGAGCGCCGATGCGGCGCCGATACCGGCCCTTCCCGTCATTCTCACTGCAGGTTCCTCTTCAGGCGCTGCGCCATCAGGCGCGCGACCCGACCTTCCTGCGAGCGACTACCAGCACAGCGGCGGCGGCGAGGAGCAACCCGAATGCTCCGAGGCCGATCGTCGAAAGGGTCTGTGCCGATTCGGCGCGTGCTGCCGCGCCGGTCTCACCGGCGGGGACGCCCGCCGGCGGGGTGTGCAGTCCGGTGATGGTCTGCACGGCGAGGGCGAGTGTGCTGTCCGCAGCACTGCCGTAGGCGTAGACGATGGTGTTCACGCCCTCCTGGATGGCGACATCAGCCGGTCCGATGAGCACGGGAGTCGTCGTTCCCGCCGCCACGACGGAGGCCGAGACCGTGGTCGGAGCGAGGTTGAGGATCTGCTCGTTCGGGTTTGTCAACCCACTGACAACGGGCGACCCGCCCGCGAGCACGTCCACGGCCGGGGCGGCGGCGACATGACGCACGGTGAGGCGGCCCTGGCCCGCCGCGGTCTTGGAGATGTCATTCGTGAACAGGGTGGCGGTGGGGGTGCCGGTTGCCGAGAGGTGCGCGACGGCGGTGTAGTTGCCACCGTCTGCGAGCGGCAGGTCGACCGGGCCGATGACGACGGCATCCGTCGCGGAGGTCGCGGTAGACGAGGTGATCGCGACCGAATAGGTGCCGGGGGCGAGACTGAGGGGGCCGGCGAGCGTGCCTGGGGTGAAGTCGTCGAGGGTGAGGGCCCCGTTCACCCAGACGTCGACGGTGACTCCGGGGACACCGTGCAGCACGGAGAGCTGGGCGTTCGTGGCGGCCGAGGCCGGAAGCGGCGCCGCGAGTGCGACGAGAAGGAATGCACCGGCAGCGCCGCCGGCCATGATTCGAGTTTTCACGTGTCTGCTCCAATTCGCGAGCATGCTGGTCATGCTCTTATCGGGTACTACCGGCGCAAAGACCCGATCGGATGCACCCGGCGCGAAAAAAGTTCTGGCAATTCGCCCGGTGCCCGCAGCCTAAAATCACTGGAGTGATGAATCTCCGCCCGAACCTCCTCAGCCGGGCCGCCGCCATACCCCTCGCCCCGGTGCTGCTCGTGCAGGCGCGACGGGCGCGTGCGAGCATCCCGCGCCTGCCGGATGCGGCCCTTCCCTGGAGCGGCTCGCTGCCCGGCGCCGACCTGATCCGTCTTCTCGTGCTCGGCGACTCCACGGCGGCCGGGGTCGGGGCCGACAGCCAGAGCGAGGCATTGCCGGGCAGCCTCGCCCACGAATTCGGTGACCGCTTCGACCGCGGGACCAGTTGGACGGCCATCGGCGAGAACGGAGCGACCTCCCGCGACATCCTCGATCGCTTCATCGACGACGCCACGGCAGCCACCTACGACGTCGTCTTTCTCACCATCGGCGCCAATGACGCCCTCGGCCTGCGCTCCCGCCGCGCCTTCGCCCAGGATGTGCGGGAGATCGTGCGCCGGCTTCTCGCCGTGAACCCGGATGCACTGCTCCTGGTCTCGCTGATGCCCCGGTTCGACCGCTTCCGCAGTCTCCAGAGCCCCTTGCGCTGGAACCTCGCCCTCCATGCGGCGAGCCTCGACGATGCGGCGCGCGCCGCCGTGCGCGGCCTCGACCGGGTGTTCGCCCTGCCGAAGCCGCCGCCGTACACCCCGACGTTCTGGGCGACGGACCTCTTCCACCCCGGCCCCTCCGGATACCGGGAATGGGCGGAGTTCGTGCTCGACTCTGTGCCGCTCAGCCTGCTCGCGCCGCTGCGGCGCAGGCACTCACGCCGCGGCTGAGGCTCGCTTCGCGGTGTCGACACCGGGGACCGGCGTGATCGGATCATTCCAGCGCTTGATGATCGCCCACGCCACCGCGGCAGCGGGCACCGAGATCAGGGTGCCGAAGATTCCGCCGAGGATCGTGCCGGCGGTGAGCGCAAGCAACACCACGAGTCCGTGCAACTTCAGCGACTTGCCCATCACGAACGGCGAGAGGAAGTTGCCCTCGATCTGCTGCACCGCGATCACGACGATCGCGACCACGATCGCGGCGGTGAGGCCGTTAGTCACGAGCGTGACGAGGGCGGCGATGATGCCCGTCGCCGTCGCACCGACAAGCGGGATGAATGCACCGATGAACACGAGGATCGCCAACGGGATCGCCAACGGCACCTGCAGGATCAGCATGGCGACCCCGATGAACACCGAGTCGACCAGCGCGATGATCGCGGTGCCCCGCACATACCCCCCGAGGGTCTCCACCGCGCTGTCGCCGGCCCGGCGCAGTTTGGCGTGCATGACGGGCTGGAACGGCCGGATGAGGAAGGCCCAGATCATCGGCCCGTCCTTCATGAAATAGAAGAGCACGATCACCGTGAGCACAGCGCCGGTGACGAGCTCGGCCGCTGTCGATACCCCGGCGAGCGCGCCGGAGCCGAACTGGGCACTCGTGACGAAATCGACCAGTGTCTTCTGCACGTCGCTGATCTGCTTCGCGTCGATGTTGAGCGGTCCGTTCTGCACGAAATCGGCGATGGTGTTGATGCCGGAGCTCACCGACTTCTGCAGAGTGGAGAACTGCGACTGCACCTGGAAGACCGCGATGGTGATCACCCCACCGAACACGACCACCCCCGCAAGCAGCGAGATGATCGCGGCGAGCACCCGCGGCATGTGCTTCTCGAGCACTCTGACCACCGGTCGGAACGCGGATGCCACGATCAGGGCGAGAAGCACCGGCACCACCACGAGCTGCAGCTGGGTCGCCGCGAAGACGATGAGCACCACGATCGACAGCACAAGCAGCGCTTGTCCGCAACGCTGGGCGATGCGCCCGAAGGTGTCGCTCCAGACCGCTGAAGAGGTGCGCAGGTCGGGCACGGGCACGGTGATTGGCTTCTTGGTGAACATGGATCGAGCGTACCGATGGCCCACCGATCCGGCGTGGGGCTTGCGCGAAGGGTCCCGGCATGCACTCCGATAGACTGGAGACATCCACCCATAGGCGAACTCCTGGAGTGACTTGTGCCCGTAATCGTCGTCGAGGTCATGCCGAAGCCCGAACTTCTCGACCCTCAGGGCAAGGCCGTCGCCGGTGCTCTTCATCGCCTCGGTCGGTCCGGTGTCGCCGGCGTGCGCATCGGCAAGCGTTTCGAGGTCACTGTCGACGAGGTCACGGATGCGGTACTCGCCGAGGTCACGACGTTGGCGAACGACATGTTCTCCAACTCCGTCATCGAAGATGTCGTCTCGATCTCCGTCGAGTCACCCTCCGCCACGTCATGACCAGCATCGGCGTCATCACCTTCCCCGGTTCGCTCGACGACCGGGATGCCCAGCGCGCTGTGCGACTGGCCGGAGCCACTCCGGTCGCCCTCTGGCACGGCTCCCACTCGCTCGAGGGCGTCGACGCGATCGTGCTGCCGGGTGGCTTCAGCTACGGCGATTACTTGCGCTGCGGCGCCA
It encodes:
- a CDS encoding DUF4397 domain-containing protein translates to MKTRIMAGGAAGAFLLVALAAPLPASAATNAQLSVLHGVPGVTVDVWVNGALTLDDFTPGTLAGPLSLAPGTYSVAITSSTATSATDAVVIGPVDLPLADGGNYTAVAHLSATGTPTATLFTNDISKTAAGQGRLTVRHVAAAPAVDVLAGGSPVVSGLTNPNEQILNLAPTTVSASVVAAGTTTPVLIGPADVAIQEGVNTIVYAYGSAADSTLALAVQTITGLHTPPAGVPAGETGAAARAESAQTLSTIGLGAFGLLLAAAAVLVVARRKVGSRA
- the purS gene encoding phosphoribosylformylglycinamidine synthase subunit PurS — protein: MPVIVVEVMPKPELLDPQGKAVAGALHRLGRSGVAGVRIGKRFEVTVDEVTDAVLAEVTTLANDMFSNSVIEDVVSISVESPSATS
- a CDS encoding AI-2E family transporter, producing the protein MFTKKPITVPVPDLRTSSAVWSDTFGRIAQRCGQALLVLSIVVLIVFAATQLQLVVVPVLLALIVASAFRPVVRVLEKHMPRVLAAIISLLAGVVVFGGVITIAVFQVQSQFSTLQKSVSSGINTIADFVQNGPLNIDAKQISDVQKTLVDFVTSAQFGSGALAGVSTAAELVTGAVLTVIVLFYFMKDGPMIWAFLIRPFQPVMHAKLRRAGDSAVETLGGYVRGTAIIALVDSVFIGVAMLILQVPLAIPLAILVFIGAFIPLVGATATGIIAALVTLVTNGLTAAIVVAIVVIAVQQIEGNFLSPFVMGKSLKLHGLVVLLALTAGTILGGIFGTLISVPAAAVAWAIIKRWNDPITPVPGVDTAKRASAAA
- a CDS encoding SGNH/GDSL hydrolase family protein, with translation MNLRPNLLSRAAAIPLAPVLLVQARRARASIPRLPDAALPWSGSLPGADLIRLLVLGDSTAAGVGADSQSEALPGSLAHEFGDRFDRGTSWTAIGENGATSRDILDRFIDDATAATYDVVFLTIGANDALGLRSRRAFAQDVREIVRRLLAVNPDALLLVSLMPRFDRFRSLQSPLRWNLALHAASLDDAARAAVRGLDRVFALPKPPPYTPTFWATDLFHPGPSGYREWAEFVLDSVPLSLLAPLRRRHSRRG